Part of the Oncorhynchus kisutch isolate 150728-3 linkage group LG2, Okis_V2, whole genome shotgun sequence genome, CTGAGCTCTGGCAGCAGACACTGATCCACCACCTGGTCCAGCTCATCACCCGACGGACCCCACAGACTGCTGGCAAACACTGGTTCCTCAGACACACCGCTCTGGGACAtccagggacacagagagagtcatTTAGAGAGACTTGTGGGCCATGGTTATGAgtaaatagggaatatggtttccatttgggatgtagcctaaTATTCACTCCAGGGTGCTTGAGACAGGAAATTGAATTGAACTGAACTTTTCTTAGTGATGAAAAATGAAAATGCTGAATATTTGCCATTTCATTAGTAATTTTGCTTATTTAGATTTAGTTTACTAAGCCCTGAAGCCAAAACTCACCTTGGGCAGAGCCGGGGCTGGAATCACATtgtctgctagcttgctagtgAACGAGCCATACACCCCATCATTCATGTAGTACAGGAACTCTGGCTCATCGTTGGGAGATGGTTCATCTGTAAAGAGGTATGGCAGTCAAGAGTCATGAGACAAAAATAGTAGAAAAGGTATGTGCTGGTCTACTGGAGCATCTAGGTCTGCTGAACCACGTTTACTATAGCACTGATTTTGACCAGCCCACCACACCATGGAAGTGCATTTGACTTCATATGCTAGGTATTGAGAAGGTACTGCCCCTGACCGTGATTGCCATAAAGATCCCGGGCGCCTACTTCCTTAGCGATGATGTTGACAGCCAGGGTGAAGGAGGAGGACACGTAGTAACTGCCAGGCTCTGCCATGATGGAGACGCCAGACGATGCAGGGAAGTACAGGTCCAACAACGGCCTGACTGCACTGTTAATCTGTTACCAGAGGAAAAAACAGTCAGCACCTTCAGCCTAACAGACATTCTATAGTGTGTTTGTTCAAATTCAAAGGTAAGCTGTGTGAAGGCTTTCCTTTGAAAAATACATTACTAGTACAGGCCTGACGTCAGAAAGAAGGTGAAGTTGTTTGTGACCATTGACTGACTGAGTCACATATTAATTCAGCTGAAGTAATCCATCTAAATCAGTACTATGTAACGAGCTAACTATTATACAATAATGACCTGTTTCAGCTGAGTCTCTGAGCCGTTGAATCCACCTCCAATATCCAGGATTGTCATACTGAAGCCAATATCCTCCTGAAAACAACATTAAAGAAAAATACTTGTAAACTTAAACAAAATATAATAGGAGGGTGGTTCATATTTCAGGCTGTCTCCTTCACATATTATGCACATTCAATGTCCCATAACATAAGCACTAGCTAACTCACCCCCATGTCAAAGACACAGCGAGCGTCAGACACTGCATGGCTGTAGGCCTGAGGGTCGTCACAGGAGCTGGGAATGTGGAACCTGCATCATGGGGATAACGATGACGTCATGGGAATACCATATAATCAGGTGATTGACTGAGGAACGGAAACTGAGCAGACGGGCAAGTCGAGCCTGCTCTGAGGTCACCCAAAGTAATATCAAAATGGAATAATGAAGTGAAACAACAAAACTGAAAAAAAATTCCAGTAGGCCTAACCTAAAACTGATCTGTCTGGTTCATCTCCATTGTTTAAGTGAAAAACGGTCAATTTATGGCAGCCGGGCAGCATCATTAGGCAGgcgataaaaataaaaataaaatgaatttCAGTAGCCTGCTTAACTGGAAGCTTAACGTGTGGTCAGAGCGCAGCGCACTAGCTACTATGTCCTATTGATCTCGGCTGCGAGCTGCATGTTGAAATCTTGAAAATAGAACCAGAACTTAGTTCAGCTCAAGCAGCGCAAACCTCTTGGGGAGCCGGCACGCTTACACCCAGGGTTTTGTTGCAATTAATATGAGTGTCTCACACTCTGCGGAAGTTATACGTCCAATGTAGCAGGCCCGTAAAACTGATTTTTCGACTTCCTCCCTATTGTTAAGTGACCGACAAGTTACAGCAATTTGGGTGTAAACAACTATTTTCACATTTTCGGGCAAGTGACTACATTATTCAGGCAAACAAAAAAAATACTGCTTAATTGTCCAATGGTCAATCCCCAATGATACAGTAAACTATTTTCTCCTCAGGGTGAAAAATAGTATTGGACACAGGCACACCATTCTGCTGCACACATACAGTTTAATTTATTAGCACATAATTAAAAGACAAAAGAGAAAAATCTAGAATATAATAATGAACTCTGACTAGAGAGGAAGGGTGGCGTTGCAGAAGGACTTACCTGACCCCCACCACCTGCAGGCCCAGTTCCTTGGCGCTCTCCAGCAGGTGCCTGCAGTCCTTCAGCTTGGAGCCAAACGCCATGCCCATCTCCTCACCGGAAGCCTCTGTGGACACCTCCAGCAGCAGTCTGAGCAGACACGAGGGAGATTATCATTTTTAGGGATTTCATATCTATAGCCATTGTAGTTGTATTGTAGAGTATGAAATACAGACTTTTAAAATAAGGGTTTAATAACAGTTACATGGACACCTACTTGGCACGGGGATGGCAGCGAGCGATCTTGCGTAGCTCGGCCTCGTTGTCACACACCAGGAAGTCGATGCCGTTCTTAGCTGCGTACTTGATCTGGGAGATCTGCTTACACACACCGCTGTAGATAATGTCTTCAGAGGGAACGCCATAGCCCTGCACAAGCTCCAACTCATACTGAAAAGACACAAAAACATCAATGTTGATATTACAGCTCTAAGTAGTGAAGGAGCCATGATCTGTGGTGAGACATTTCTCCAATAGATGGCGCTCCTTCCTATTTTCTGTGAGTAGAGGCCAGTCGAATTATGAAGCAGTTATAAAGCAGTAATTGGCCTAACAAATCCTAAACAGCACTGTGAGAAGCTGCAAAATGCATTTAACTGAAAAACACACCCTAAAGCTGTGGAAAAGGACCCGTAAATTAATCTACACTAAAATGCAATTTAATCTGGACAGGTTGTCTGTTATGCTATTGCAGTGTTATGACAGTAGTAGCGGGAGAGAGCGCTGCAGGCACCTTGTTGGTGCAGATGAAGCCAGTGCCGAGAGCAGCTAGGATCTCAATGACAGCCAGGCTGCTGTTGGCTTGGACAACGTAGAAGGGACGCATCTGGGGCATGTGGGTTCGCCAGCGAACATGTTGCCTCATAAGGACCCCCAAGTCTGCCACGAAGAACGCATTCTTCTCAGCCTGAGGGAGGAAAAACATGACACGACAGGTTTACTGGCTGTCTGGCATGCTATTATGTCATTCACCTGTATCTGTCAAGTACACAATGACTGATTATTCTTACTGTCTATCAACCAACACCATACAATTATATAAGAGAAATCCACAACCTCATTTTTCCACTGGTGTGAACTGAAAGCATATAGAGCGTGGTCAATGACTCATTAACCTGTCACTTCAACCAAGTGAGAGGAGACTGGCACAGTTTTACAAAGCAGCattgttatttgtcacatcctCAATCAATTTATTTATGTGCTGATTGCTAGAATGTATCAATCTATTTCTGGATTAGGCAAACAACTAATCGCATTTCCATGGGCACAACTTCAATACGCTATAAAGTAGCAAGTATATTAATGTACAGAGAATGTCTCTTTACAGTACTTACCAGTGTTTGTTCATAAATGTGATTCTCAACCATGTCGCTGAGGGCCGTGGCTCCCTCCAGCAGGGCGAtggagtagtttggttcatcagctAGTCCCTTCATCTCAACTGTTGTCTGCTAATCTGCCAGTCATAAAGAATTATGCCTGGGTGAAGTGGTCGCTCTCTGAGCCCCTGGGTGAAGTGGTCGCTCTCTGAGCCCCTGGGTGAAGTGGTCGCTCTCTGAGCCCCTGGGTGAAGTGGTCGCTCTCTGAGCCCCTGGGTGAAGTGGTCGCTCTCTGAGCCCCTGGGTGAAGTGGTCGCTCTCTGAGCCCCTGGGTGAAGTGGTCGCTCTCTGAGCCCCTGGGTGAAGTGGTCGCTCTCTGAGCCCCTGGGTGAAGTGGTCGCTCTCTGAGCCCCTGGGTGAAGTGGTCGCTCTCTGAGCCCCTGGGTGAAGTGGTCGCTCTCTGAGCCCCTGGGTGAAGTGGTCGCTCTCTGAGCCCCTGGGTGAAGTGGTCGCTCTCTGAGCCCCTGGGTGAAGTGGTCG contains:
- the LOC109907526 gene encoding antizyme inhibitor 1-like translates to MKGLADEPNYSIALLEGATALSDMVENHIYEQTLAEKNAFFVADLGVLMRQHVRWRTHMPQMRPFYVVQANSSLAVIEILAALGTGFICTNKYELELVQGYGVPSEDIIYSGVCKQISQIKYAAKNGIDFLVCDNEAELRKIARCHPRAKLLLEVSTEASGEEMGMAFGSKLKDCRHLLESAKELGLQVVGVRFHIPSSCDDPQAYSHAVSDARCVFDMGEDIGFSMTILDIGGGFNGSETQLKQINSAVRPLLDLYFPASSGVSIMAEPGSYYVSSSFTLAVNIIAKEVGARDLYGNHDEPSPNDEPEFLYYMNDGVYGSFTSKLADNVIPAPALPKSGVSEEPVFASSLWGPSGDELDQVVDQCLLPELSVGDWLIFNNAGAYSLGPPSTFTDSPRPPVYYTISTGDWLEMQDAGITQDISMKNFSLVPYFLHSSQSDEALSVPA